A stretch of Thermomicrobium roseum DSM 5159 DNA encodes these proteins:
- a CDS encoding PRC-barrel domain-containing protein has translation MHIELGRPVMSRDGKRIGTVDQLVLDPDTREVRAIIVHRGLLLTEDRLVDRAVIDTVAPDGTVWLALDAEQAHELPLFVEEEFVRLTNEEAATLPYVWPSGGGLGPVPLLWGAPAREPVIPEPRIAPYDPSGGTLPSSTAPTPAPVEVATNLPPDTVRIDRGTAVIASDGTRLGKVEHVHLNEDGEIVSLAVDPGLFGGEPLHIPAEWIDSVTEEAVHLTVDAATARRGRR, from the coding sequence ATGCATATCGAACTCGGCCGTCCAGTCATGAGCCGCGACGGGAAGCGCATCGGAACAGTCGACCAACTGGTCCTCGACCCTGACACCCGCGAGGTCCGCGCCATCATCGTCCACCGTGGCCTGCTCCTCACCGAAGACCGCCTAGTCGACCGCGCCGTGATCGACACCGTCGCCCCCGACGGAACCGTCTGGCTCGCGCTCGATGCCGAGCAGGCACACGAACTTCCGCTCTTCGTCGAGGAAGAGTTCGTCCGTCTGACGAACGAGGAAGCGGCCACGTTGCCATACGTCTGGCCCAGTGGCGGTGGACTCGGCCCGGTGCCGCTCCTCTGGGGTGCACCGGCCCGCGAGCCGGTCATCCCGGAACCGCGTATCGCCCCCTACGATCCCAGCGGAGGCACGCTCCCTAGCTCCACAGCCCCGACCCCAGCCCCGGTCGAGGTCGCGACGAACCTCCCCCCGGACACCGTGCGCATCGATCGCGGGACAGCCGTCATCGCCAGCGACGGCACGCGCCTGGGCAAGGTCGAGCATGTCCACCTGAACGAGGACGGGGAGATCGTGAGCCTGGCCGTCGATCCCGGCCTCTTCGGCGGCGAACCGCTCCACATACCAGCCGAGTGGATCGACTCGGTCACCGAGGAGGCAGTCCACCTCACCGTCGACGCCGCCACCGCTCGGCGCGGCCGACGCTGA
- a CDS encoding Fur family transcriptional regulator, which yields MRAIMRTAETILETMHQRGWRITGPRRAIVEYVLAQDGPFSAEEIFRALRRRQPTIGRATVFRTLDLLAELGVVERIHHPSGVHRYVVGGDGHRHHVVCIRCGAVAEFAGCNLETVLAQVADQTRFRILGHWLEVSGLCQLCQREPAVSSS from the coding sequence GTGAGGGCGATCATGCGCACGGCGGAGACGATCCTGGAAACGATGCACCAGCGCGGTTGGCGGATCACCGGGCCGCGGCGCGCGATCGTCGAGTACGTCCTGGCGCAGGATGGGCCCTTCTCCGCAGAGGAGATCTTCCGCGCGCTGCGTCGCCGCCAGCCGACGATCGGCCGGGCAACGGTCTTCCGCACGCTCGATCTCCTGGCCGAACTGGGGGTGGTCGAGCGGATCCATCATCCCTCGGGTGTGCATCGCTACGTGGTCGGTGGCGATGGGCATCGGCATCATGTCGTCTGTATCCGCTGCGGGGCGGTCGCGGAATTTGCGGGTTGTAACCTGGAGACTGTCCTCGCTCAGGTCGCCGACCAGACCCGCTTCCGGATCCTCGGTCACTGGCTGGAAGTGAGCGGGCTCTGCCAGCTCTGCCAGCGCGAACCCGCGGTTTCCTCTTCCTGA
- a CDS encoding metal ABC transporter ATP-binding protein, which produces MQRGTAAPERAAREATALAITVEGLTTGYRRGEPILRGVSFAVERGSLVGVLGPNGSGKSTLFRALLGLLPPWQGRVLVEGKPARPNPDIAYIPQRETIDWDFPVTVLDVTLMGRYPRLGLFRRPGKADRELALWALEQVGMLEFRDRLIVELSGGQRQRVFLARALAQEPEIFLLDEPVSGVDAPTQHFVFELLERLCRQGKTALVATHDLSCVAQRFDRVLLLNHEVIAYGPPQEVFTETLLNRTFQSHLLLLRYGDRVIVVESEDGDERSC; this is translated from the coding sequence ATGCAGCGAGGAACGGCAGCGCCGGAGCGAGCAGCGCGCGAGGCGACGGCTCTCGCGATCACCGTCGAAGGGCTCACGACGGGCTACCGGCGTGGCGAGCCGATCCTGCGCGGGGTGAGTTTCGCGGTCGAGCGCGGCTCGCTGGTCGGCGTGCTGGGGCCGAACGGGAGCGGGAAGTCGACGCTGTTCCGTGCGTTGCTCGGCCTCTTGCCACCCTGGCAGGGGCGCGTGCTCGTGGAAGGGAAACCAGCGCGCCCCAATCCGGATATCGCCTACATTCCGCAGCGGGAGACGATCGACTGGGACTTCCCGGTCACTGTCCTGGACGTGACGCTGATGGGGCGCTACCCGCGGCTGGGGCTGTTCCGTCGCCCCGGAAAGGCTGACCGCGAGCTGGCGCTGTGGGCGCTCGAGCAGGTGGGGATGCTGGAGTTCCGCGACCGGTTGATCGTCGAGCTTTCCGGTGGGCAACGGCAGCGCGTCTTCCTCGCGCGGGCACTGGCGCAGGAGCCGGAGATCTTTCTCCTCGACGAGCCAGTGAGCGGTGTCGATGCACCGACCCAGCACTTCGTGTTCGAACTCCTGGAGCGGCTCTGTCGGCAGGGAAAGACGGCGCTGGTGGCGACCCACGATCTTTCCTGCGTGGCGCAACGGTTCGACCGCGTGCTGCTCCTCAACCATGAGGTGATCGCCTATGGGCCACCGCAAGAGGTCTTCACCGAGACGCTGCTCAACCGCACGTTCCAGTCGCATCTGCTGCTCCTGCGCTACGGTGACCGGGTGATCGTAGTGGAAAGCGAGGACGGGGATGAGCGGAGTTGTTGA
- a CDS encoding metal ABC transporter permease, whose amino-acid sequence MSGVVDLLLEPLRYGFLLRALVAAVLVGTLCALVGSYVVLKGLAFIGDALAHVAFTGIVVAFLAGFSFYLGALAAAVTAGLGIGWVTRRVGLSTDTAIGIVFSGLFALGVVLMAIGIRTYTVDLFSYVFGDILAVRSRDLLAIGLAGAVVLVTMLLLYKELLFAHFDPVVAEAAGLPVGALQLLLLLLLSVTVVVSVQAVGVVLVLAMLVTPAATAALVARRMPSMMALAVVFGAVAAAVGFYLSYYLSVPSGGAIVLVATLFFALVAGVVRGRGAWRRLMAARS is encoded by the coding sequence ATGAGCGGAGTTGTTGACCTCCTCCTCGAGCCACTGCGCTACGGATTTCTGCTGCGTGCGCTCGTTGCGGCCGTGCTGGTCGGTACGTTGTGCGCGCTGGTCGGCAGCTACGTCGTCCTCAAGGGGCTGGCGTTCATCGGCGATGCGCTGGCGCACGTCGCGTTCACCGGCATCGTGGTGGCCTTCCTGGCAGGCTTCAGCTTCTACCTAGGGGCGCTGGCCGCTGCGGTGACGGCCGGGCTGGGCATCGGCTGGGTGACCCGGCGCGTCGGCTTGAGTACCGATACGGCGATCGGGATCGTGTTCAGTGGGCTCTTCGCGCTCGGCGTCGTCCTGATGGCGATCGGTATCCGGACGTACACGGTCGATCTTTTCAGCTACGTCTTCGGCGATATCCTGGCGGTGCGCTCGCGCGATCTCCTGGCGATCGGGCTGGCTGGGGCAGTCGTGCTGGTGACGATGCTGCTGCTGTACAAGGAACTCCTCTTCGCCCACTTCGATCCCGTGGTGGCCGAAGCGGCCGGTTTGCCCGTTGGGGCGTTGCAGCTGCTGCTCCTGCTGCTCCTCTCGGTGACGGTCGTGGTCTCGGTGCAAGCAGTCGGTGTGGTCCTGGTGCTGGCGATGCTGGTCACGCCGGCAGCGACTGCCGCGCTGGTCGCTCGCCGGATGCCGAGCATGATGGCGCTGGCGGTCGTCTTCGGTGCCGTCGCGGCAGCGGTCGGCTTCTACCTGAGCTACTACCTCAGTGTCCCCTCCGGTGGGGCGATCGTGCTGGTCGCGACGCTGTTCTTTGCGCTGGTCGCCGGGGTCGTGCGCGGGCGCGGGGCGTGGCGGCGCCTCATGGCGGCGCGCAGCTGA
- a CDS encoding SaoD/DsrE family protein: MRVAYVFATPRAASYKLGQMILPQLEAGTHGVEVVGMFFFDDNVFVLRAGDPIGERLARIAQGKGILLMMCDMCALERHLAEGQPRWCDPVTGRGRTEPAEIRPVGTVAGVQVGCFPDLYAALAQNPPDQVITL, from the coding sequence ATGCGAGTGGCCTATGTGTTCGCGACGCCGCGAGCGGCGAGCTACAAGCTGGGGCAGATGATCCTGCCCCAGCTCGAGGCGGGGACGCACGGGGTCGAGGTGGTCGGGATGTTCTTCTTCGACGACAACGTCTTCGTCCTGCGCGCTGGCGATCCGATCGGCGAGCGGCTGGCGCGGATCGCCCAGGGAAAGGGGATCCTGCTCATGATGTGCGACATGTGCGCGCTAGAGCGGCATCTGGCCGAGGGGCAGCCGCGCTGGTGCGATCCAGTGACTGGCCGCGGGCGGACCGAACCAGCGGAGATCCGTCCGGTCGGGACGGTCGCTGGCGTGCAGGTCGGCTGCTTCCCCGATCTCTACGCGGCGCTGGCGCAGAACCCACCCGATCAGGTGATCACGCTCTAG
- the prpB gene encoding methylisocitrate lyase, with translation MSWIRQQPRAQRELAQAFRDRVAAGLVVLPGVYDGLSALSARAAGFPALYLSGAALTASRGLPDLGMIGLEEVVERAREIVRATELPLIVDIDTGYGGVLNAARAARELVEARVAGVQIEDQQQPKKCGHLSAKLLAPAEELEQKVRAIKAVAPDLYVIARTDAYEQEGLEGVVARARRYLAAGADAIFPEALPSEEVFRAVAEALPGVTLLANLTEFGRTPAFTAAQVADWGYRIALFPVSALRVAAKAMERLYRTLAAEGTTRGLVGEMQTRAELYELLGYFAYEEFDTTLARSTLPEWELGREG, from the coding sequence ATGAGTTGGATCCGGCAGCAGCCGCGGGCGCAGCGGGAATTGGCGCAAGCGTTCCGTGATCGGGTCGCAGCCGGGCTCGTCGTCTTGCCGGGAGTCTACGATGGGCTCTCGGCGCTCTCGGCGCGGGCTGCCGGCTTTCCGGCGCTCTATCTCTCCGGTGCCGCGCTGACGGCGAGCCGGGGCCTTCCCGACCTGGGGATGATCGGGCTGGAGGAAGTGGTCGAGCGGGCCCGCGAGATCGTGCGGGCGACCGAACTGCCGCTGATCGTCGATATCGACACCGGGTACGGTGGGGTGCTCAATGCAGCGCGGGCCGCGCGGGAGCTGGTCGAGGCACGCGTGGCGGGGGTACAGATCGAGGATCAGCAGCAGCCGAAGAAGTGCGGGCATCTCTCGGCCAAGCTCCTGGCGCCAGCCGAGGAGCTGGAGCAAAAGGTGCGGGCGATCAAGGCGGTGGCTCCCGACCTCTACGTGATCGCCCGCACCGATGCCTACGAGCAGGAAGGGCTGGAGGGGGTGGTCGCGCGAGCGCGTCGGTATCTGGCGGCAGGGGCCGACGCGATCTTCCCCGAAGCGCTGCCGAGCGAGGAGGTGTTCCGGGCGGTGGCCGAGGCCCTTCCGGGTGTCACGCTGCTGGCCAACCTGACCGAGTTCGGGCGAACGCCTGCCTTCACGGCGGCCCAGGTGGCGGACTGGGGTTACCGGATCGCGTTGTTCCCGGTCTCGGCTCTGCGCGTGGCCGCTAAGGCGATGGAGCGGCTCTACCGCACGCTGGCTGCGGAGGGGACGACGCGCGGGCTGGTGGGGGAGATGCAGACGCGGGCGGAACTGTACGAGCTGCTCGGCTACTTCGCCTACGAGGAGTTCGACACGACGCTCGCGCGCTCGACCCTCCCGGAGTGGGAGCTCGGGCGCGAGGGGTGA
- a CDS encoding DUF6069 family protein: protein MLLLRYGVVAAVLAAIVNAVLWAIARAVGVSLRVQPPGQPESEIGLPQVVILTIVPLLAGTAFYALLRRWTRRPFLIFFIVALVVFAVLLVPPFAATERPGTRFLLILMHVVATLAILAGLYQFERRRARL, encoded by the coding sequence ATGCTGCTCCTGCGGTATGGAGTCGTCGCAGCAGTGCTGGCAGCGATCGTCAATGCGGTCCTCTGGGCGATCGCGCGCGCCGTCGGGGTCTCGCTGCGTGTCCAGCCACCTGGCCAGCCGGAAAGCGAGATCGGACTGCCGCAAGTGGTGATCCTCACCATCGTGCCGTTGCTCGCCGGAACCGCCTTCTACGCGCTGCTCCGGCGCTGGACTCGCCGCCCCTTCCTGATCTTCTTCATCGTCGCGCTCGTCGTCTTCGCGGTCCTGCTCGTGCCGCCGTTCGCCGCTACCGAACGGCCGGGTACACGCTTCCTGCTCATCCTGATGCACGTGGTGGCGACATTGGCCATCCTGGCCGGCCTCTACCAGTTCGAGCGCCGGCGCGCCCGGCTCTGA
- a CDS encoding metal ABC transporter substrate-binding protein, whose product MHRRWTVLGLLVLAGLLVAACGQSATPTVQPAAMPSGQRVVVVTSLPIFATMVEAVGGDLVSVSAVLPPGTDPHTYQPAPRDVAKLAQAALVVYNGGDLDPWMERQLEAVGSRARVVALSAGLEPPPGIEAGHEHEHEGTPEAEHEQGVNPHFWLDPDFGIVYVERIAEALAEVDPAHAETYRANAERYSQEIRTFDEWAKGQIATIPPERRKLVTFHDAFPYFAAHYGLELVGVVILSPGREPSPQEVAQLVERIRQEGVPAIFVEPQFNPKLAQTIAQEAGVRVLELYSDAAPAGLDYLGMMRQNVTNVVEGLRG is encoded by the coding sequence ATGCACCGACGATGGACGGTACTCGGGCTGCTCGTCCTCGCGGGGCTGCTGGTGGCGGCCTGCGGGCAGAGTGCGACGCCGACCGTGCAGCCGGCGGCGATGCCGAGCGGGCAGCGCGTCGTGGTGGTGACGAGTCTGCCGATCTTCGCCACGATGGTCGAGGCAGTTGGTGGGGATCTGGTCTCGGTCAGCGCGGTCCTGCCGCCGGGGACGGATCCGCACACGTACCAGCCGGCTCCGCGCGACGTGGCCAAACTGGCTCAGGCGGCACTGGTGGTGTACAACGGCGGTGATCTGGATCCCTGGATGGAGCGCCAGCTGGAAGCCGTTGGTAGCCGGGCACGCGTCGTGGCGCTCAGCGCGGGATTGGAGCCGCCACCGGGGATCGAGGCGGGGCACGAACATGAGCACGAGGGCACGCCGGAGGCGGAGCACGAGCAGGGAGTGAACCCGCACTTCTGGCTGGATCCGGACTTCGGGATCGTCTACGTCGAGCGGATCGCCGAGGCGCTCGCCGAGGTCGATCCAGCGCATGCCGAGACCTACCGGGCGAATGCCGAGCGGTATAGCCAGGAAATCCGCACGTTCGACGAGTGGGCGAAGGGGCAGATCGCCACGATCCCGCCCGAACGGCGGAAGCTGGTCACGTTCCACGATGCGTTCCCCTATTTTGCGGCACACTATGGACTGGAGCTCGTGGGTGTCGTCATCCTGAGTCCAGGGCGGGAGCCCTCGCCGCAAGAGGTGGCGCAGCTGGTCGAGCGGATTCGCCAGGAGGGGGTACCAGCCATCTTCGTCGAGCCGCAGTTCAACCCGAAACTGGCGCAGACGATCGCCCAGGAGGCGGGTGTGCGGGTGCTCGAGCTTTACAGCGATGCGGCACCGGCCGGTCTGGATTATCTGGGGATGATGCGGCAGAACGTGACCAACGTGGTCGAAGGGTTGCGTGGGTAA